The following nucleotide sequence is from Roseivirga sp. BDSF3-8.
GGAGTTTGCTAATGTAACCGCCGATGTATTTACAGCTAATGGCATAGAAGTATACTTTTTTGATGGCCTCCGCCCTACCCCTGAGCTGAGTTTTGCCATACGTCACTTTGGTTGCCAGAGTGGGGTGGTGATTACCGCCTCGCATAACCCCAAGGAGTATAATGGATATAAGGCCTATTGGAACGATGGAGGGCAATTGGTCCCCCCTCATGACAAAAACGTTATAAGCGAAGTAGCCGGTATTTCCAGCATCGATGAGGTGAGTTTTGATAGGGATGAATCCAGAATTCATACAATCGGTAAAGAGGTGGATGAAAAATACCTGGACGCTATCGAAGCTATCCGTCAGGCGCCTGATGAGGTGAGTAATCAAAAAGACCTTAAAATTGTCTTCTCTCCTATTCACGGTACCGGTATCACCCTGGTGCCGGAGATACTGAAGCGTTTCGGATTTGAAAACGTGAAAGTAGTTGAGGAGCAGGCAGAACCTGATGGTAACTTCCCCACAGTTGTTTATCCTAATCCTGAAGAGAGAGAGGCGATGAGTATTGCTCTCAAACAGGCTGAGGACTGGGACGCAGATCTGGTAATGGCTACAGACCCTGACTCTGACCGTGTAGGTATCGGTGTGAAAAATAACGAGGGAGAATGGCAACTATTGAATGGTAACCAGACCGGCAGCCTTCTTATTTATTTTTTACTTAAGAAGTGGAAGGAGAATGGTAAGCTGAATGGCAAACAATACATTGTAAAAACAATCGTCACGACGAATCTCATAGACGAGATTGCTCGCGAGTACAAAGTTGATTGCTATAATACCCTTACCGGGTTCAAGCACATAGCGGCCATCATTCGGAAACTGGAAGGTAAGAAGGAGTTTATCGCTGGAGGAGAGGAAAGCTATGGCTACCTCATTAGTGATTTCGTGAGAGACAAGGATGCAGTGGCTAGTTGTGCCATGATTGCAGAAATGACTGCTTATGCGAAGGATAAAGGCCAGAGTCTCTACGGTATGCTCATGGAAATTTATGAAACCTTCGGTATTTACCAGGAGCAGCTAGTAAGTATTACCAAAAAAGGTAAGTCCGGAGCCGAGGAGATTAAAAAGATGATGCAGGATATGCGCACCAACACACCTGAAAAGCTAGGAGGTTCTCAGGTGGTAACTCTGCTCGACTATGATGCAGGTACGGAAAAGGAACTGACCAGCGGTAAAACCTCGGAGCTTGATTTCCCTAAGTCTAACGTGTTACAGTATATCACTAAAGACGGGACAAAAATCTCTGCTAGGCCCTCTGGTACAGAACCAAAGATCAAATTTTATATCAGTGCAAAGCAGTCTATGGCAGGAAAGTCGTATGCTGAGGCCTATGAGCAGCTTACTGATAAGATCGACAAAATCATTACTGAGCTTGGCCTCAAAAGCTAGGTATTGAATAATTGCATTGCAGCCTCTTTGTTTTAGAAGAGGCTGCTTTATAAAAAAAGCCCTTCGCCAGGCGGCGAAAGGCAATTTGAAGGAACCAACGAAAATTTCTTACTTACTATAAAGGAGGACGGTGACCTTCAAGCTTTTTCCAGCCTTCTGATGCACCGCGTAGTGCGAATACACGGACTACTCCGGCTACTGCCCCTGTCAAAGCCATATATAATATTGCTTCCTTCCAGCCGACACTATAATGCACAGGGTTTTTCGGTGGTTTTTTGCCTGAGGCTACCTGCCAGCCTTTACCTATCAGTTTTTTCACCAATACGGCAGAACCAACTGATGCAGCGTAGCTTACAAGACCCCATTTATTTTTAGAACTGAAAAGATTCATGTGAAATTAGTGGATTGCTTAAAAATGTATTTAAAGTATTAACCTGATTAAATTTAATCTGTTTCGGTCTTTTTGTAATTTTGCTGTTAAACAGCCTATTCAGCCGGCGGTGTGTAACCGGCTTTAAATCAAACCACTGTATGGCATCACAATCCAAATACCTTCATGGCTACACAAGCCGTGAACAACAACGCTTGTATGAACAGGCCCGGATGGTGGAAAATATAATTTTCAACACCATTGATTATTCGGAAACAGACCAACTGCTGGAAATCGGATGTGGTGTGGGAGCAATGTCCGAAATTCTGCTGCGTAGATTCCCCCATTTAACACTTACTGGTATCGATTATCAGACAGAACAGGTAGATCAGGCATCTTCTTTTCTGAAAAATGTGCCTTATGCTACAGATCGCTATACGATCCGGCAGATGGATGCCATGGACATGGACTTTGAGAGCAGCACGTTTGATGCCGCATTTATTTGTTGGGTACTGGAGCATGTCTCTGATCCCCTCAGGGTACTAACGGAAGCCCGGCGCGTGCTTAAGCCAGGAAGCCAGGTAGTCATCACCGAAGTATTGAATTCAACCTTCTTTGTAGAGCCATATTCCCCTAACGTGCTTCAGTATTGGATGAGATTTAATGACTTTCAGTATGATCATGGAGGAGATCCATTTGTAGGGGCCAAATTAGGAAATCTGCTACAGGCAGCAGGATATAACCGGATAGAAA
It contains:
- a CDS encoding class I SAM-dependent methyltransferase, which codes for MASQSKYLHGYTSREQQRLYEQARMVENIIFNTIDYSETDQLLEIGCGVGAMSEILLRRFPHLTLTGIDYQTEQVDQASSFLKNVPYATDRYTIRQMDAMDMDFESSTFDAAFICWVLEHVSDPLRVLTEARRVLKPGSQVVITEVLNSTFFVEPYSPNVLQYWMRFNDFQYDHGGDPFVGAKLGNLLQAAGYNRIETTIKTFHLDNRNPAKRASMIRFWTDLLMSGLPQLTEAGYVSEEIAEQVNTEMRTVAKSPSAVFYYSFVQAKAYTT
- a CDS encoding DUF4235 domain-containing protein codes for the protein MNLFSSKNKWGLVSYAASVGSAVLVKKLIGKGWQVASGKKPPKNPVHYSVGWKEAILYMALTGAVAGVVRVFALRGASEGWKKLEGHRPPL
- a CDS encoding phospho-sugar mutase; the encoded protein is MTINEKASKWLESRKIDEASKAEIDRMLKADDDTELMEAFYKDLEFGTGGLRGIMGVGSNRMNKYTIGMATQGLANYLLKTYPDQELKVAIAHDSRNNSREFANVTADVFTANGIEVYFFDGLRPTPELSFAIRHFGCQSGVVITASHNPKEYNGYKAYWNDGGQLVPPHDKNVISEVAGISSIDEVSFDRDESRIHTIGKEVDEKYLDAIEAIRQAPDEVSNQKDLKIVFSPIHGTGITLVPEILKRFGFENVKVVEEQAEPDGNFPTVVYPNPEEREAMSIALKQAEDWDADLVMATDPDSDRVGIGVKNNEGEWQLLNGNQTGSLLIYFLLKKWKENGKLNGKQYIVKTIVTTNLIDEIAREYKVDCYNTLTGFKHIAAIIRKLEGKKEFIAGGEESYGYLISDFVRDKDAVASCAMIAEMTAYAKDKGQSLYGMLMEIYETFGIYQEQLVSITKKGKSGAEEIKKMMQDMRTNTPEKLGGSQVVTLLDYDAGTEKELTSGKTSELDFPKSNVLQYITKDGTKISARPSGTEPKIKFYISAKQSMAGKSYAEAYEQLTDKIDKIITELGLKS